One Deltaproteobacteria bacterium genomic region harbors:
- a CDS encoding ATP-dependent 6-phosphofructokinase, whose product MTDKNAELVVSCLGACRYPSPLHLSTKPGDQIADFVPDEARVLMNPLVGEAGPSFELAGPRPMNYFSGPEVTAGIVTCGGLCPGMNNVVRGLVLQLWHSYGVRRIYGFRYGFAGIGRSSPNPPILLTPEMVRAIHLQGGTILGSSRGPQPPEEMVGTLQHLGVNMLFCVGGDGTMRGALSLHEELGRQNVPIAVVGVPKTIDNDLLHIERTFGFETAVSIAADSIRAAHVEAEGAPNGVGLVKLMGRHSGFIAASASMASPEVNLVLVPEQRFTLSGTQGIVAYLRQRLKRRGHAVIVTAEGAGQEHLPPSDQRDASGNPKLRDIGVFLRDTLQRELADLDIVLKYIDPSYIIRAAPANPADAIFCGRLAEEAVHSAMAGKTGVVMGLWLERFTHVPLTAVTAARKVLSLDSPIWRSVLRSTGQPDTWA is encoded by the coding sequence ATGACCGACAAGAACGCCGAACTCGTGGTGTCGTGCCTCGGGGCCTGCAGGTATCCCTCGCCGCTCCATCTGTCGACCAAGCCGGGAGACCAGATCGCCGACTTCGTGCCGGATGAGGCGCGGGTCCTCATGAACCCGCTCGTCGGCGAGGCGGGACCCTCGTTCGAGCTGGCCGGTCCGCGACCGATGAATTACTTCTCCGGCCCCGAGGTGACCGCGGGGATCGTCACCTGCGGCGGTCTGTGTCCCGGGATGAACAACGTCGTGCGGGGGCTCGTCCTGCAGCTCTGGCACTCCTACGGGGTGCGTCGCATCTACGGCTTCCGGTACGGCTTCGCCGGCATCGGTCGGTCGAGCCCCAATCCCCCGATCCTGCTCACCCCGGAGATGGTGCGGGCCATCCACCTGCAAGGCGGCACGATCCTCGGCTCGTCCCGCGGGCCGCAGCCTCCGGAGGAGATGGTGGGGACGCTGCAGCACCTCGGCGTGAACATGCTCTTCTGCGTGGGCGGAGACGGGACGATGCGGGGGGCGCTCTCGCTCCACGAGGAGCTCGGCCGGCAGAACGTGCCCATCGCGGTCGTGGGCGTGCCGAAGACGATCGACAACGACCTGCTGCACATCGAGCGCACCTTTGGTTTCGAGACCGCCGTCTCGATTGCCGCCGACTCCATTCGCGCCGCGCACGTCGAGGCGGAGGGGGCCCCGAACGGCGTGGGGCTCGTCAAGCTCATGGGGCGCCACTCGGGCTTCATCGCGGCCTCGGCCAGCATGGCTTCCCCCGAGGTGAATCTGGTGCTCGTCCCCGAGCAACGCTTCACCCTGTCGGGGACGCAGGGGATCGTCGCCTACCTCCGGCAGCGGCTGAAGCGTCGCGGACATGCGGTGATCGTGACGGCCGAGGGGGCGGGGCAGGAGCACCTTCCGCCGTCGGACCAGCGGGACGCGTCCGGCAACCCGAAGCTCCGGGACATCGGGGTCTTCCTGCGCGACACCTTGCAGCGCGAGCTGGCCGACCTGGACATCGTGCTCAAGTACATCGACCCGAGCTACATCATCCGCGCCGCGCCGGCGAATCCCGCGGATGCGATCTTCTGCGGCCGGCTCGCCGAGGAGGCGGTTCATTCGGCCATGGCGGGCAAGACGGGCGTGGTGATGGGGCTCTGGCTCGAGCGCTTCACCCACGTGCCCCTCACGGCCGTGACGGCCGCGCGCAAGGTGCTCTCGCTGGACAGCCCGATCTGGCGCAGCGTGCTGCGGTCTACGGGCCAGCCCGACACCTGGGCCTGA
- a CDS encoding sigma 54-interacting transcriptional regulator: MPSTSLPDLGLRYQAVCPVGEGGSGTVWRAEDRRVPGRSVAIKRLTAGTDSEDGLRRELVVLRRLRHPAIAAVHGLERGPSGEALLVMELVEGPTLDRWCREATRADALRVFAELLGALDFLHRRGVMHRDLKPDNVRVSPEGPKLLDFGLAARGGAPTAVGGTLGYLAPEVLEGAPPSAQSDLYALGVMLAGAFFQLSPPLDPGSDALATQLDAQGAATSDAELAGIARIARQLLARDPSLRPASAAESLRLLEELPGGSVGRTVSLLLGRGLCSPLLVGRNAELAELERCLEDLSRGAHASRLALVVGEPGSGRSRLLEEVALSAEARGLPVQVGWPSVAAPEGEASSAPDPVAERARAVARILGALEALGSTPGLLVLDDLDEALDVELVQVLLRLPDRPLLVVASTTEAARADRTLGPRGLRLALSPLPDDAVRSLVGSMLPCGVAPDPLVGEVASLAEGSPLLAAELVRLGVAAFLASGGQGPLRLPDGLERNRPQARDVAVARVRQLSEPARRTGALLALLGTAVPRRLLVELDPTLSDERLGALALEGVARRDEGDAVRLASPALGRALLDAVTAEERGALGRHTLAALRADPTLATLRAAVRVNAGLKEEAPTELLAGARAAREALDLSESLRLYREALSCHGLASPARQRGAEELAALLQALGRHGDAVAVLAQAADEVIPDERAAALCALADAQLKAGRTDEALGTLSRAEGTGISTRPAVLKAKVLLFAGRHAEAQAVAELLSESLDPAVRAEALHVVGLVHYYRGALDLALAALDGAWAAVAARPDRLAAARISNSLALVHQRRADFTRARACYQEALRRARELKHLPFEATFLMNLASVAQQLGDFASALAGYQQSLETATRFGGGREMAQVSHNLARLYALLGQEQRARQLLGRAESLAQGLAWRALQGHNRVVQAELALSRGAAEEAAAALDDAEGCFATTEEAAGVAEVALGRARVALCRGDASEAWSRARGALELCRGAEVLTLQAHLLCGSAELAREGGTPESALRELRQAQRLAEDVSDPEAQAEVQARLADAHAAAGDATSASLHRQLALQTVRAQLERLPEALRPAYRATTWRAAILASGETPQPGASDPQRPGDRTQKLDAELLAALLQVNKELNAEPDLRRLLERIMDHAVELAGAERGFLLLDQGGKLDVQVARNIDQETIRRKEFKISRSVAEEVVSRGKPVMTVDALHDDRFREFLSVHHLRLRSILCVPLVIRRAVRGAIYLDNRFQTEAFTARQRDLLSAFADQAAIAIGTWELLEENRRRQAELEQGREDLRRVNAELERALASQSERLDELAELARRQKGELEGRYQFENLVGQSAAMREVFRLIDRVKDSTAPVFIFGESGTGKELVAKALHYGGHRKAGPFVSVNCGAIPPTLLESELFGHQKGAFTGAERTTHGLFERADGGTIFLDEVGDTSAELQVKLLRVLQEKRFSRVGAEEELHSDFRLVAASNKDLGELVRQGRFREDLFYRINVIQLQLPPLRRRREDIPLLVAHLFARHGGDAARLSKAALRLLVDHDWPGNVRELENEVLRMLALGGETVLPEDLSPRLQGARSADVSAPAGGPGLEGLPLKDAIAELERQLALSALKACRGSVTEAARRLGMTRVGLHKLLRRHGLTRS, from the coding sequence ATGCCTTCGACGTCCTTGCCCGACCTCGGTTTGCGGTACCAGGCGGTATGTCCCGTGGGAGAAGGCGGCTCCGGTACGGTCTGGCGGGCCGAGGATCGCAGGGTCCCGGGGCGCTCTGTAGCCATCAAGCGCCTGACCGCGGGAACTGACTCCGAGGACGGCCTGCGCCGCGAGCTGGTGGTCCTCCGGCGGCTCCGACACCCCGCCATCGCGGCGGTGCACGGACTCGAGCGCGGTCCCTCGGGGGAGGCGCTCCTCGTGATGGAGCTCGTGGAAGGGCCGACCCTCGACCGCTGGTGCCGCGAGGCGACGCGCGCGGATGCCCTGCGGGTCTTCGCCGAGCTTCTCGGCGCGCTCGACTTCCTCCACCGCCGGGGCGTGATGCACCGGGACCTCAAGCCCGACAACGTGCGCGTGTCCCCCGAGGGACCGAAGCTCCTCGACTTCGGACTCGCCGCCCGCGGGGGAGCGCCGACCGCCGTCGGCGGGACGCTCGGCTACCTGGCCCCGGAGGTCCTCGAGGGCGCGCCTCCCTCGGCGCAGAGCGACCTCTACGCGCTCGGCGTCATGCTGGCCGGCGCCTTCTTCCAGCTCTCTCCGCCGCTCGACCCGGGAAGCGACGCGCTCGCGACGCAGCTCGACGCGCAGGGGGCCGCGACCTCGGACGCGGAGCTCGCGGGGATCGCCCGCATCGCGCGGCAGCTCCTCGCGCGAGACCCCAGCTTGCGCCCCGCCTCGGCCGCGGAGTCGCTCCGACTGCTCGAGGAGCTGCCGGGGGGCTCCGTCGGTCGGACGGTCTCGCTCCTGCTCGGACGCGGCTTGTGCTCCCCGCTGCTCGTGGGGCGCAACGCGGAGCTCGCCGAGCTCGAGCGCTGCCTCGAGGACCTTTCACGCGGCGCGCACGCGTCACGGCTCGCGCTCGTGGTCGGCGAGCCGGGGAGCGGACGCAGCCGCCTGCTCGAGGAGGTGGCGCTCTCGGCCGAGGCGCGGGGCCTGCCCGTGCAGGTGGGGTGGCCGTCCGTCGCGGCGCCGGAGGGAGAGGCGAGCTCGGCCCCCGATCCGGTGGCCGAGAGAGCCCGAGCGGTGGCGCGGATCCTCGGGGCCCTCGAGGCGCTCGGCTCGACCCCGGGCCTGCTCGTGCTCGACGACCTCGACGAGGCGCTGGACGTGGAGCTCGTGCAGGTCCTGCTCCGCCTCCCCGACCGTCCCCTGCTCGTGGTGGCCAGCACCACGGAGGCGGCCCGCGCCGACCGCACCCTGGGCCCGCGCGGCCTCCGCCTTGCGTTGTCGCCGCTGCCGGACGACGCGGTCCGCTCTCTGGTCGGCTCGATGCTTCCCTGCGGCGTCGCTCCCGACCCGCTCGTCGGGGAAGTGGCGTCGCTCGCCGAAGGCAGCCCGCTCCTCGCCGCCGAGCTCGTGCGCCTCGGCGTCGCGGCCTTCCTGGCCTCGGGTGGCCAGGGCCCCCTCCGCCTCCCCGACGGCCTGGAACGGAATCGGCCGCAGGCGAGAGACGTGGCCGTCGCTCGGGTCCGCCAGCTCTCGGAGCCCGCGCGGCGAACCGGCGCGCTGCTCGCCCTCCTCGGTACGGCCGTCCCGCGACGCCTGCTGGTCGAGCTCGACCCGACCCTCTCCGACGAGCGGCTGGGGGCTCTCGCGCTCGAGGGGGTCGCCCGGCGGGACGAGGGAGACGCGGTTCGCCTGGCGAGTCCGGCCCTCGGGCGGGCCCTGCTCGACGCCGTCACCGCCGAGGAGCGCGGCGCGCTAGGACGGCACACGCTCGCGGCCCTGCGGGCGGATCCCACGCTCGCCACACTCCGGGCTGCGGTGCGCGTGAACGCCGGGTTGAAGGAGGAAGCCCCGACGGAGCTCCTGGCCGGCGCCCGCGCCGCGCGTGAGGCGCTCGACCTCTCGGAGAGCCTCCGCCTCTACCGCGAGGCGCTCTCCTGTCACGGGCTCGCCTCGCCGGCCCGCCAGCGAGGCGCCGAGGAGCTGGCCGCGCTCCTACAGGCCCTCGGCCGGCACGGCGATGCGGTGGCGGTGCTCGCGCAGGCCGCCGACGAGGTGATCCCCGACGAGCGCGCCGCGGCTCTCTGCGCGCTGGCCGACGCGCAGCTCAAGGCAGGGCGCACCGACGAGGCCCTCGGCACCTTGAGCCGCGCCGAGGGGACGGGGATCTCGACGAGACCGGCGGTCCTCAAGGCCAAGGTCCTGCTCTTCGCGGGCCGGCACGCCGAGGCGCAGGCGGTGGCCGAGCTCCTCTCGGAGAGCCTGGACCCGGCCGTGCGGGCCGAGGCGCTCCACGTCGTGGGCCTGGTCCACTACTACCGCGGCGCGCTGGACCTCGCACTCGCCGCCCTCGACGGAGCCTGGGCCGCCGTGGCCGCGCGCCCCGATCGCCTGGCGGCCGCGCGGATCAGCAACTCCCTCGCGCTCGTGCACCAGCGACGCGCCGACTTCACGCGCGCGCGTGCGTGCTACCAGGAAGCGCTCCGCCGGGCCCGCGAGCTCAAGCACCTCCCCTTCGAGGCTACCTTCCTGATGAACCTGGCCTCGGTGGCGCAGCAGCTCGGGGACTTCGCCTCGGCGCTGGCCGGCTACCAGCAGAGCCTCGAGACCGCCACCCGCTTCGGCGGGGGCCGCGAGATGGCCCAGGTCTCGCACAATCTGGCCCGGCTCTACGCGCTGCTCGGGCAGGAGCAGCGCGCCCGGCAGCTCCTCGGCCGCGCGGAGTCGCTGGCCCAGGGACTGGCCTGGCGCGCGCTCCAGGGGCACAACCGCGTGGTGCAGGCCGAGCTGGCGCTCTCCCGCGGCGCGGCCGAGGAAGCGGCGGCGGCCCTCGACGACGCGGAGGGCTGCTTCGCCACCACGGAAGAGGCGGCCGGAGTCGCCGAGGTGGCGCTCGGACGGGCCCGCGTGGCCCTCTGCCGCGGCGACGCCTCCGAGGCGTGGAGCCGCGCGCGCGGGGCGCTCGAGCTCTGCCGAGGAGCCGAGGTCCTGACCCTGCAGGCGCACCTCCTCTGCGGGAGCGCGGAGCTGGCGCGCGAAGGCGGCACCCCCGAGTCGGCCCTGCGCGAGCTCCGGCAGGCGCAACGCCTCGCCGAGGACGTGAGCGATCCCGAGGCGCAGGCCGAGGTGCAGGCCCGCCTCGCCGACGCCCACGCCGCGGCGGGCGACGCCACGAGCGCGAGCCTCCACCGGCAGCTCGCGCTACAGACCGTGCGAGCGCAGCTCGAGCGGCTCCCCGAGGCGCTCCGCCCCGCCTACCGCGCGACGACCTGGCGCGCGGCGATCCTCGCCTCCGGCGAGACCCCTCAGCCGGGCGCCTCCGACCCGCAGCGGCCGGGCGACCGCACGCAGAAGCTCGACGCGGAGCTCCTGGCGGCGCTCCTGCAGGTGAACAAGGAGCTCAACGCGGAACCCGATCTGCGGCGCTTGCTCGAGCGGATCATGGATCACGCGGTGGAGCTCGCCGGCGCGGAGCGCGGCTTTCTGCTGCTCGACCAGGGGGGAAAGCTGGACGTGCAGGTGGCGCGCAACATCGACCAGGAGACCATCCGCCGCAAGGAGTTCAAGATCAGCCGCTCCGTGGCCGAGGAGGTGGTGAGCCGGGGCAAGCCGGTGATGACCGTGGACGCGCTCCACGACGACCGCTTCCGCGAGTTCCTGAGCGTGCACCACCTGCGGCTGCGGTCGATCCTGTGCGTGCCGCTCGTCATCCGGCGTGCGGTGCGCGGCGCCATCTATCTCGACAACCGGTTTCAGACGGAGGCCTTCACCGCCCGCCAGCGCGACCTCCTCTCGGCCTTCGCGGACCAGGCGGCCATCGCGATCGGGACCTGGGAGCTCCTCGAGGAGAATCGTCGACGTCAGGCCGAGCTCGAGCAGGGGCGCGAGGATCTGCGGCGCGTGAACGCCGAGCTCGAACGAGCCCTCGCGAGCCAGAGCGAACGGCTGGACGAGCTCGCGGAGCTCGCGCGGCGCCAGAAGGGGGAGCTCGAAGGGCGCTACCAGTTCGAGAATCTGGTCGGGCAGTCGGCCGCCATGCGCGAGGTCTTCCGCCTCATCGACCGCGTGAAGGACTCCACCGCGCCGGTCTTCATCTTCGGCGAGTCGGGCACCGGCAAGGAGCTCGTCGCAAAGGCGCTGCACTACGGCGGCCACCGCAAGGCGGGCCCCTTCGTGAGCGTGAACTGCGGCGCCATCCCGCCGACCCTCCTCGAGAGCGAGCTCTTCGGCCACCAGAAGGGCGCGTTCACCGGAGCGGAGCGCACGACCCACGGGCTCTTCGAACGCGCCGACGGAGGAACGATCTTTCTCGACGAGGTCGGCGACACGAGCGCGGAGCTCCAGGTCAAACTCCTGCGCGTCCTGCAGGAGAAGCGCTTCAGCCGGGTGGGTGCCGAGGAGGAGCTGCACTCGGACTTCCGCCTGGTGGCGGCGAGCAACAAGGACCTGGGCGAGCTCGTACGACAGGGTCGCTTTCGCGAGGACCTCTTCTACCGGATCAACGTGATCCAGCTCCAGCTCCCGCCGCTCCGCCGGCGACGCGAGGACATCCCGCTCCTCGTGGCGCACCTCTTCGCGCGGCACGGGGGCGACGCGGCCCGCCTCTCCAAGGCCGCCCTGCGGCTGCTCGTGGACCACGACTGGCCGGGCAACGTGCGCGAGCTGGAGAACGAGGTGCTGCGCATGCTGGCGCTGGGCGGCGAGACCGTGCTCCCCGAGGACCTCTCCCCGCGCCTGCAGGGAGCTCGATCGGCCGACGTGTCCGCTCCGGCGGGCGGGCCCGGACTCGAAGGGCTCCCCTTGAAGGACGCCATCGCGGAGCTCGAGCGGCAGCTCGCGCTCTCGGCGCTCAAGGCCTGCCGCGGGAGCGTCACCGAGGCCGCGCGCCGGCTAGGGATGACCCGGGTGGGCCTGCACAAGCTCCTGCGGCGGCACGGCCTGACGCGGTCCTAG
- a CDS encoding MFS transporter, whose translation MTDALLAHSAAFRRRRVFNWFPLGLAYAFLYMGRYSYIPAKDELERLMDNAALGIVGTVGAVVYGVSFLLNGPLTERFGGRRAMLIATMGSALVNLAIGLMLAVGWTQNFLVSYAVLLGVNMYFQSFAAIAIVKVNAAWFHVRERGVFGGIFGIMISSGLFLAYTVSPMAMKWFFKGSPQYYFILPGLLLLVNFLSTLAFVRDTPGEAGLGDFDTGSSDEFDHRGETPSVVSVMRRLLTHRIVLTIALIEFCTGVLRNGVMYWFPSWAKQSGMPQVREWLGVGLFAAGVLGGLAAGWVSDRVFDSRRPPVAGLLYGVMIVLALGLSGCLWVMPPDSTLLPYVVYGLVVLSSVCVIGTHGVLSGTSTADFGGKQATAMAVGIIDGFVYLGVGVQSLCLGYLTKTSWTYWGPFLVPFAVVGFLLALRVWHAKPTRSGSH comes from the coding sequence ATGACCGACGCGCTTCTCGCGCACAGCGCGGCCTTTCGCCGCCGCCGCGTATTCAACTGGTTCCCGCTGGGACTCGCCTACGCCTTCCTCTACATGGGGCGCTACAGCTACATCCCGGCGAAGGACGAGCTCGAGCGGCTGATGGACAACGCGGCCCTCGGCATCGTGGGAACCGTCGGAGCGGTGGTCTACGGCGTCTCCTTCCTGCTGAACGGTCCGCTCACCGAGCGCTTCGGCGGGCGTCGCGCCATGCTCATTGCGACCATGGGCTCCGCCCTGGTGAACCTCGCGATAGGGCTCATGCTGGCCGTCGGGTGGACCCAGAACTTCCTCGTCTCGTACGCCGTGCTCCTCGGCGTGAACATGTACTTCCAGAGCTTCGCGGCCATCGCGATCGTCAAGGTCAACGCCGCCTGGTTCCACGTGCGCGAGCGCGGCGTCTTCGGCGGCATCTTCGGCATCATGATCTCGTCGGGCCTCTTCCTCGCCTACACCGTCTCGCCCATGGCGATGAAGTGGTTCTTCAAGGGGAGCCCCCAGTACTACTTCATCCTCCCCGGGCTCCTGCTCCTCGTGAACTTCCTCTCCACGCTGGCCTTCGTGCGGGACACGCCGGGCGAGGCGGGTCTCGGGGACTTCGACACCGGGAGCTCCGACGAGTTCGACCATCGCGGGGAGACACCCTCGGTGGTGTCGGTGATGCGCAGACTCCTCACGCACCGGATCGTGCTGACCATCGCGCTCATCGAGTTCTGCACGGGCGTGCTGCGCAACGGCGTGATGTACTGGTTCCCGAGCTGGGCCAAGCAGTCGGGGATGCCGCAGGTGCGGGAGTGGCTGGGGGTGGGCCTCTTCGCCGCCGGCGTGCTGGGAGGGCTCGCGGCGGGTTGGGTCTCCGACCGGGTCTTCGACTCCCGGCGGCCTCCCGTGGCGGGCCTGCTCTACGGCGTGATGATCGTGCTGGCCCTCGGCCTGAGCGGCTGCCTGTGGGTCATGCCTCCCGACTCGACGCTGCTACCCTACGTGGTCTACGGCCTGGTGGTCCTCTCTTCGGTCTGCGTGATCGGCACGCACGGCGTCCTCTCGGGGACCTCGACCGCCGATTTCGGCGGCAAGCAGGCCACGGCCATGGCGGTGGGGATCATCGACGGCTTCGTCTACCTCGGCGTGGGCGTGCAGTCGCTCTGCCTCGGGTATCTGACCAAGACGAGCTGGACCTACTGGGGGCCCTTCCTCGTGCCGTTCGCGGTGGTGGGCTTCCTCCTCGCGCTCCGGGTCTGGCACGCGAAGCCCACCCGCTCGGGCTCCCACTGA